The proteins below come from a single Drosophila suzukii chromosome X, CBGP_Dsuzu_IsoJpt1.0, whole genome shotgun sequence genomic window:
- the rg gene encoding neurobeachin isoform X3, with product MADIMRPPYSEIKRPDEIVRMTTADNLKFAVLIGLIEVGQVTNREVVNTVLHLLVGGEFDMELNFVIQDAQNIKHMLELLDHCPPNLQAEIWSVFIAILRKSVRNLQACTDVGLIEHVLVRLQRSETVVADLLIEMLGVLASYSITVKELKLLFGTMKATNGKWPRHSAKLLNVLRQMPHRNGPDVFFSFPGRKGSAMVLPPLAKWPYENGFTFTTWFRLDPINSVNIEREKPYLYCFKTSKGVGYTAHFVGNCLVLTSMKVKGKGFQHCVKYEFQPRKWYMIAIVYIYNRWTKSEIKCLVNGQLASSTEMAWFVSTNDPFDKCYIGATPELDEERVFCGQMSAIYLFSEALTTQQICAMHRLGPGYKSQFRFDNECYLNLPDNHKRVSHFQLLPATLGASALPGGSGSGTGSGSDAAAAAAAAVAAGQQQQLQLQFQTLAAEQEARAIDWSDEKLDLNAAFVKIRAVLTARNAVTLAVTGSSSGNTPTAAAAAAAAAGAGATTAAATSAAATAATQNENDAAAAAAAAAVQQQQHATTSGNADDPLGHLPTGNASSFEQLRRMSSVSSLNSLLGTADTEEVNQLKAVLYDGKLSNAIVFMYNPVATDGQLCLQSSPKGNVSYFVHTPHALMLQDVKAVVTHSIHCTLNSIGGIQVLFPLFSQLDMAHEGLGDIKRDPTLCSKLLGFICELVETSQTVQQHMIQNRGFLVISFMLQRSSREHLTLEVLGSFLNLTKYLVTCLSANSDLLLKQLFCFSFLTWQLLDHVLFNPALWIYTPANVQARLYSYLATEFLSDTQIYSNVRRVSTVLQTVHTLKYYYWVVNPRAKSGIIPKGLDGPRPAQKDILAIRAYILLFLKQLIMIGNGVKEDELQSILNYLTTMHEDENLHDVLQMLISLMSEHPSSMVPAFDVKHGVRSIFKLLAAESQLIRLQALKLLGFFLSRSTHKRKYDVMSPHNLYTLLAERLLLYEESLSLPTYNVLYEIMTEHISQQILYTRHPEPESHYRLENPMILKVVATLIRQSKQTESLIDVKKLFLQDMTLLCNSNRENRRTVLQMSVWQEWLIAMAYIHPKSSEEQKISDMVYSLFRMLLHHAIKHEYGGWRVWVDTLAIVHSKVSYEEFKLQFAQMYEHYERQRTDNITDPALRQARPISTISGWEREELHQQQNGGSAAAAVAPNQQGAAGAVKGAVSIASLEDVPPVVEEEVEELELEEVEIQEGPIIEEAEPKSVIANISDVYNEQIKTDATCNGNLEEVKEEDSEIQELVEDLESKQPEASPLGALRETLQLGDDMDVEELELATAKDSLNAEQHVARVLQASEAALNDCKMAVDDVLQESSSVLKDEEIELAVNEVVQGVLNNEKKSQADKDKEQSVGQDNVNVSLLNSKNLLNNNNNNNNNNSPSATPTEPTTTTTATVGAETETEVNANEIVSSSPLAPKEERKTETVAEKGATPEVETPETAKPSPIVPSPVVATNQKTEDAANKLNNNEKLAEISASPEPIIVETPEADLLQLSDTETKPAKETEAEAEDPVALAVRDIVEQLIDKVIDATEAETASEIKTETNNNELPKGEKPNSEPGVSEVETPESLAAAAEEIVHEVVEAALVLVQEETTPVKAEEKVEDLLELDQKPAVTGVQEAKALPEVSKEPEEDLKTKEELTTEEPKDHKSQEVPAELPQKQEEHVVAIVNQVLDTLVDETVKAVAAEQTTQTSPAPEEESPKILTKQSGVTPVRVKPNEVDSTTQTTPKNEAGSNLLVEEVQQVLQEDEAQTAAGIASLEDEEYSNQQTASGVENPNGQMEANHYGPGNPESKQQQQQQQQQQQQQQRSKSGSTRPMFSPGPTRPPFRIPEFKWSYIHQRLLSDVLFSLETDIQVWRSHSTKSVLDFVNSSENAIFVVNTVHLISQLADNLIIACGGLLPLLASATSPNSELDVLEPTQGMPLEVAVSFLQRLVNMADVLIFATSLNFGELEAEKNMSSGGILRQCLRLVCTCAVRNCLECKERTRYNVGALARDVPGAAHLQALIRGAQASPKNIVESITGQLSPVKDPEKLLQDMDVNRLRAVIYRDVEETKQAQFLSLAIVYFISVLMVSKYRDILEPPAEPQIQRQSPVLQRTAGGEAASARPLFPQWSHHVYPQFLPESHQNHNSNMQHQQQQQQHYYQQQQQQQQQQQQQVAHNHSHHHMTAAYYQQQQQQQQQHQQVAGGQQQHSPTPLATHSTSSSASSTATSQPASSSSLSSLASQSQQQSHRQLHKQQQQQQQQHYHPHQPHYGLINGHQQHQQLNGKHYTENGSAAGYHPHPHPHGGGGYMRNGESTAGQQNGISDYQAAVGLMNGHGSNATAGNNNNSSLMNNMRNLRNGGATPSASSSPPPPTAGNQGISGISGISGISGIAGVATTGAVVNANAAAAGVGGVGVGGVGMGMGGVAGGLDGGVAYKTSAINNNYRYNGRNASAGTGGRQIQDSDYEIIVVDENNPSVLADNDSHSSGPPSIKANQTTTTTTATTTHINNNNNTKTTTANAPTTTIKIQQQPLSPPKPFVPQKLPKSVDSDVGSLNMNSTENEVPEVESSSEILIDDHKPSHSNDESWTDVNLNEDAAVQAASAGMVVGLVDNGGNVITDKHDPSSHHNQQQQQQQQQQQQHQQQQQQQQHGSLGNSERGDKPDSEISVVRVPDGYAGSGGSNPGQGQGVPPNQRPRPDELPMKAPALVAQLPLTTPSREASLTQKLEIALGPVCPLLREIMVDFAPFLSKTLVGSHGQELLMEGKGLTTFKNSHSVVELVMLLCSQEWQNSLQKHAGLAFIELINEGRLLSHAMKDHIVRVANEAEFILNRMRADDVLKHADFESQCAQTLLERREEERMCDHLITAARRRDNVIASRLLEKVRNIMCNRHGAWGDSSANTTSASGGAIVGAVQKSPYWKLDAWEDDARRRKRMVQNPRGSSHPQATLKAALENGGPEDAILQTRDEFHTQIAVSRAHPSGQHNGELLDDAELLIEDRELDLDLTGPVNISTKARLIAPGLVAPGTVSITSTEMFFEVDEEHPEFQKIDGEVLKYCDHLHGKWYFSEVRAIFSRRYLLQNVALEIFLASRTSILFAFPDQHTVKKVIKALPRVGVGIKYGIPQTRRASMMSPRQLMRNSNMTQKWQRREISNFEYLMFLNTIAGRTYNDLNQYPIFPWVLTNYESKDLDLSLPSNYRDLSKPIGALNPSRRAYFEERYESWDSDTIPPFHYGTHYSTAAFTLNWLVRVEPFTTMFLALQGGKFDYPDRLFSSVSLSWKNCQRDTSDVKELIPEWYFLPEMFYNSSGYRLGHREDGALVDDIELPPWAKSPEEFVRINRMALESEFVSCQLHQWIDLIFGYKQRGPEAIRATNVFYYLTYEGSVDLDGVLDPVMREAVENQIRNFGQTPSQLLMEPHPPRSSAMHLSPMMFSAMPEDLCQMLKFYQNSPVIHISANTYPQLSLPSVVTVTAGHQFAVNRWNCNYTASVQSPSYAESPQSPGSNQPLTIDPVLAVHGTNNNSNAVSRRHLGDNFSQMLKIRSNCFVTTVDSRFLIACGFWDNSFRVFATETAKIVQIVFGHFGVVTCMARSECNITSDCYIASGSADCTVLLWHWNARTQSIVGEGDVPTPRATLTGHEQAVTSVVISAELGLVVSGSSNGPVLIHTTFGDLLRSLDPPAEFHSPELITMSREGFIVINYDKGNVAAYTINGKKLRHETHNDNLQCMLLSRDGEYLMTAGDRGIVEVWRTFNLAPLYAFPACNAGIRSLALTHDQKYLLAGLSTGSIIVFHIDFNRWHHEYQQRY from the exons ATCTGCTCATCGAGATGCTGGGCGTCCTGGCCAGCTATAGCATAACGGTGAAGGAGCTGAAGCTGCTCTTTGGGACGATGAAGGCCACCAATGGCAAGTGGCCGCGTCACTCGGCCAAGCTGCTGAACGTCCTCCGGCAGATGCCACATCGCAACGGACCGGATGTGTTCTTCAGCTTTCCGGGCCGCAAGGGATCG GCCATGGTCCTGCCGCCGTTGGCCAAATGGCCCTATGAGAATGGATTCACCTTCACCACCTGGTTTCGGCTGGATCCCATCAATTCGGTGAATATCGAAAGGGAGAAGCCTTACCTGTACTG CTTCAAGACATCGAAGGGTGTGGGCTATACGGCGCATTTTGTGGGCAATTGCCTCGTCCTCACCTCGATGAAGGTCAAGGGCAAGGGCTTTCAGCATTGTGTGAAATACGAATTCCAGCCACGAAAG TGGTATATGATTGCCATAGTGTATATATACAATCGTTGGACGAAAAGCGAAATCAAGTGCCTCGTTAATGGACAGCTGGCCTCTTCAACTGAGATGGCCTGGTTTGTTTCCACAAACGAT CCCTTTGACAAGTGCTACATTGGAGCCACCCCCGAATTGGACGAGGAGCGCGTGTTCTGTGGCCAAATGTCGGCGATCTACCTTTTCAGCGAGGCCCTGACCACGCAGCAGATCTGTGCGATGCACCGCCTGGGTCCCGGCTACAAG tCGCAGTTCCGGTTCGACAACGAGTGCTATCTAAATCTGCCGGACAATCACAAGCGGGTGAGTCACTTTCAACTTCTGCCAGCGACCTTGGGGGCGTCAGCACTGCCGGGCGGCAGTGGGAGTGGCACCGGAAGCGGTAGCGATgcggcagcagcggcggcagcagcCGTTGCCGCCGGACAGCAACAACAGTTGCAGCTGCAATTCCAAACGCTGGCCGCCGAACAGGAGGCGCGGGCAATCGATTGGTCCGATGAGAAACTCGATTTGAATGCGGCATTTGTGAAAATTCGAGCGGTCTTAACCGCACGCAATGCAGTGACCTTGGCGGTCACCGGAAGTAGCAGTGGCAACACCCccactgcagcagcagcagcagcagcagcagctggagCAGGAGCAACtactgcagcagcaacatctgcTGCTGCCACAGCGGCAACACAAAATGAAAAcgatgcagcagcagcagcagcagcagcagcggtacaacagcagcaacatgcaaCAACATCTGGCAACGCTGACGATCCGCTCGGCCATTTGCCCACCGGAAATGCTTCTTCTTTTG AGCAACTCCGTCGAATGTCCAGTGTGAGCAGCTTGAACTCACTGTTGGGAACCGCCGACACTGAGGAGGTCAACCAGCTGAAAGCT GTCCTGTACGATGGCAAACTATCGAATGCCATTGTGTTCATGTACAATCCAGTGGCCACCGATGGTCAATTGTGTCTGCAATCGTCGCCCAAGGGAAACGTTTCATATTTCGTGCACACACCGCATGCGCTGATGTTGCAG GATGTAAAGGCCGTGGTCACGCACTCGATACACTGCACCCTCAACTCGATTGGCGGCATCCAGGTGCTGTTCCCGCTCTTCTCGCAGCTGGACATGGCCCACGAGGGCCTGGGCGACATCAAGCGGGATCCCACGCTGTG CTCCAAGCTGCTGGGCTTCATCTGTGAACTGGTGGAAACATCGCAGACGGTGCAGCAGCACATGATCCAGAACCGGGGCTTCCTGGTCATCTCGTTCATGCTGCAGCGCTCCTCCCGCGAACACCTCACCCTCGAGGTCCTGGGATCCTTCCTGAACCTCACCAAGTATCTGGTCACCTGCCTGTCGGCCAACAGTGATCTGCTGCTCAAGCAG TTGTTCTGTTTCTCGTTTCTCACGTGGCAGCTGCTGGACCATGTCCTCTTCAATCCAGCCCTGTGGATATACACACCCGCGAATGTCCAGGCGCGACTGTACTCCTATTTGGCCACCGAGTTCCTCTCGGACACGCAGATCTACAGCAATGTGAGGAGGGTCAGCACGGTCCTGCAGACGGTGCACACCCTGAAGTACTACTACTGGGTGGTCAATCCGCGGGCCAAAAGCGGCATCATCCCGAAGGGACTGG ATGGACCTCGTCCGGCCCAAAAGGACATCCTGGCCATTCGGGCCTACATCCTGCTGTTCCTCAAGCAGCTTATCATGATCGGCAATGGCGTGAAGGAGGACGAGCTGCAGAGCATACTTAACTATCTGACCACCATGCACGAG GACGAGAACCTGCACGACGTGCTGCAGATGCTCATCTCGCTGATGTCGGAGCATCCTAGCTCCATGGTACCTGCCTTCGATGTGAAGCACGGTGTGCGCAGCATCTTCAAGTTGTTGGCGGCCGAGAGTCAGTTGATTCGACTGCAGGCCCTCAAATTGCTGGGCTTCTTCCTTTCGCGAAGTACCCACAA ACGCAAGTACGACGTGATGTCGCCACACAATCTGTACACACTGCTGGCGGAACGATTGCTCCTCTATGAGGAGTCTCTCTCCCTGCCCACCTACAATGTCCTCTACGAGATTATGACGGAGCACATCTCGCAACAGATCCTGTACACACGACATCCGGAACCGGAGAGTCACTACCGTCTGGAGAATCCAA TGATCCTCAAGGTGGTGGCCACCCTGATTCGGCAGTCCAAGCAGACCGAGTCCCTGATCGATGTGAAGAAGCTGTTCCTGCAGGATATGACCCTGTTGTGCAACAGCAATCGGGAGAACCGACGCACCGTGCTCCAAATGTCCGTGTGGCAGGAGTGGCTCATTGCGATGGCCTACATCCATCCAAAGAGCAGCGAAGAGCAGAAGATTAGCGACATGGTCTACTCCCTGTTCCGCATGCTGCTCCATCATGCCATCAAGCATGAGTATGGCGGTTGGCGAGTTTGGGTAGATACCCTCGCCATTGTCCACTCGAAGGTGTCGTACGAGGAGTTCAAACTCCAGTTTGCCCAGATGTACGAGCACTACGAACGCCAGCGTACGGATAATATCACAGATCCCGCCCTGCGTCAGGCCAGGCCCATTAGTACGATCAGTGGTTGGGAACGGGAGGAGCTGCATCAGCAGCAGAATGGTGGATCCGCTGCAGCAGCAGTGGCTCCAAATCAGCAAGGAGCTGCCGGAGCGGTCAAGGGTGCCGTATCCATTGCCTCGCTGGAGGATGTGCCGCCCGTGGTcgaggaggaggtggaggaACTGGAACTCGAGGAGGTGGAGATCCAAGAGGGTCCCATCATCGAAGAGGCCGAACCGAAATCCGTGATAGCCAATATTTCCGATGTCTACAACGAGCAGATCAAAACCGATGCCACATGCAATGGCAATCTGGAAGAGGTCAAAGAGGAGGACTCTGAGATTCAGGAACTTGTTGAAGATCTCGAGTCCAAGCAACCGGAAGCATCTCCGTTGGGAGCCCTCAGGGAAACCCTGCAGCTGGGCGATGACATGGATGTCGAGGAACTGGAGCTGGCCACCGCCAAGGATTCGCTCAATGCGGAACAGCATGTGGCGCGAGTTCTTCAGGCCTCCGAGGCGGCACTCAACGATTGCAAAATGGCCGTCGATGATGTCCTGCAGGAGTCATCATCTGTCCTTAAGGACGAGGAGATCGAACTGGCGGTCAACGAAGTTGTTCAGGGTGTCCTTAACAACGAAAAGAAATCCCAGGCCGATAAGGATAAGGAACAGTCCGTGGGGCAGGATAATGTTAATGTTAGCCTGCTGAACAGCAAGAATCTGctcaacaataataataataacaataataacaatagtccgagtgccacgcccacagaGCCCACGACCACGACGACGGCGACGGTGGgagcggaaacggaaacggagGTCAATGCCAATGAGATCGTGAGCAGCAGCCCACTGGCACCCAAGGAGGAACGGAAAACGGAAACGGTAGCGGAAAAGGGAGCAACACCGGAAGTGGAAACACCGGAAACGGCCAAGCCAAGCCCCATAGTCCCCAGCCCCGTAGTAGCAACCAATCAAAAGACTGAAGATGCAGCCAACAAGCTGAACAACAACGAGAAGCTGGCCGAAATCAGCGCTAGTCCCGAGCCCATTATTGTGGAAACGCCAGAGGCTGATCTTCTCCAGCTTTCCGATACCGAAACCAAACCGGCAAAGGAAACGGAAGCGGAAGCTGAGGATCCTGTAGCACTGGCCGTTAGGGATATTGTCGAGCAACTCATCGACAAGGTGATCGATGCCACGGAAGCGGAAACGGCCAGTGAAATCAAAACAGAGACCAATAATAATGAACTACCCAAGGGGGAGAAACCCAATTCAGAGCCAGGGGTTTCCGAAGTGGAAACTCCCGAGAGTCTGGCCGCTGCCGCCGAGGAAATTGTCCATGAGGTAGTGGAGGCAGCTCTTGTTTTGGTCCAAGAAGAGACTACTCCGGTGAAAGCGGAGGAAAAGGTAGAGGATCTGCTTGAACTCGATCAAAAGCCAGCGGTTACAGGCGTTCAGGAAGCTAAGGCTCTCCCAGAAGTCTCTAAGGAACCAGAGGAAGATCTCAAAACCAAGGAGGAGCTGACAACCGAGGAGCCCAAGGATCACAAGTCCCAGGAAGTACCCGCGGAACTGCCCCAAAAACAAGAGGAGCATGTGGTGGCCATTGTCAACCAGGTACTCGACACCCTGGTCGACGAAACCGTCAAGGCCGTGGCCGCCGAGCAAACCACCCAGACTTCACCCGCTCCCGAGGAGGAATCACCCAAGATTCTGACCAAGCAATCGGGGGTGACGCCAGTGCGGGTCAAGCCCAATGAAGTGGACTCCACCACACAGACAACGCCGAAAAATGAGGCGGGATCTAATCTTCTGGTTGAAGAGGTGCAGCAAGTCCTTCAGGAGGACGAAGCTCAAACAGCCGCAGGCATTGCCTCCCTTGAAGATGAGGAGTACTCTAATCAACAGACAGCATCGGGTGTCGAAAATCCCAACGGTCAAATGGAGGCCAATCATTATGGCCCCGGCAATCCGGAATCcaagcaacagcaacaacaacagcagcagcagcaacaacagcaacagcgcTCCAAATCGGGTTCCACACGACCCATGTTCAGTCCAGGACCAACACGTCCACCCTTCCGGATACCGGAATTCAAGTGGTCCTACATCCATCAGCGACTCCTCAGCGATGTGCTCTTCTCGCTGGAAACGGACATTCAGGTGTGGCGCAGTCATTCGACCAAAAGCGTCCTGGACTTTGTCAACTCCAGTGAGAATGCCATCTTTGTGGTGAACACAGTGCATCTGATTTCGCAGCTGGCGGATAACCTGATTATTGCCTGCGGAGGATTGCTGCCCCTACTGGCCAGCGCCACGTCACCCAAT TCCGAACTGGATGTCCTCGAGCCCACGCAGGGCATGCCTTTGGAGGTCGCCGTGTCCTTCCTGCAGCGTCTGGTCAACATGGCTGATGTCCTTATCTTTGCCACGTCCCTGAATTTCGGTGAGCTGGAGGCGGAGAAGAACATGTCCAGTGGTGGCATCCTGCGCCAGTGCCTCCGGCTGGTCTGCACCTGTGCGGTGAGGAATTGCCTGGAGTGCAAGGAGCGAACGCGCTATAATGTTGGAGCCTTGGCGAGAGACGTTCCGGGTGCGGCGCACCTGCAGGCCCTCATTCGCGGTGCCCAGGCATCGCCCAAG AACATTGTCGAGTCAATCACCGGTCAATTATCACCTGTTAAGGATCCCGAGAAGCTGCTCCAGGACATGGACGTCAATCGCCTGCGTGCCGTCATCTATCGCGATGTG GAGGAGACGAAGCAGGCACAGTTCCTGTCGCTGGCAATCGTCTACTTCATATCGGTCCTGATGGTCTCCAAGTATCGTGATATTCTGGAGCCGCCGGCAGAGCCGCAGATCCAGCGTCAATCGCCAGTGCTACAGCGCACGGCAGGCGGCG AAGCCGCCAGTGCGCGTCCTTTGTTTCCCCAATGGTCACATCATGTCTACCCGCAATTCCTGCCCGAATCGCACCAGAATCACAACAGCAACatgcaacaccagcagcaacagcagcaacactactaccagcaacagcagcaacagcaacagcagcagcaacagcaggtTGCCCATAATCACAGCCATCATCACATGACTGCTGCTTActaccagcagcagcaacagcaacagcagcaacatcagcaagTTGCAGGtggacagcagcaacattcGCCCACTCCCTTGGCCACACACTCGACCAGTTCTTCGGCCAGCTCCACGGCCACATCTCAGCCAGCATCGAGCTCCTCGCTCTCCAGCCTGGCATCCCAAAGTCAACAGCAATCGCATCGCCAGTTGCAcaagcaacagcagcaacagcagcagcaacattaCCATCCTCACCAGCCGCACTATGGCTTGATCAATGGCcaccagcaacatcagcagctgAATGGCAAACATTATACAGAAAATGGATCCGCAGCGGGATatcatccacatccacatccacatggTGGCGGTGGTTATATGCGAAATGGAGAGTCAACAGCGGGACAACAGAATGGTATTTCCGACTATCAGGCGGCAGTGGGACTGATGAATGGTCATGGCTCAAATGCAACGGctggtaataataataattccagTCTGATGAACAATATGCGAAATTTGAGGAATGGTGGAGCAACTCCATCAGCATCATCATCGCCACCGCCACCAACAGCGGGAAACCAAGGAATCTCGGGAATCTCTGGTATCTCGGGTATCTCGGGCATTGCAGGTGTTGCAACAACGGGTGCTGTTGTTAATGCaaatgctgctgctgctggtgttggtGGTGTTGGTGTTGGTGGTGTTGGCATGGGCatggggggcgtggcagggggCTTGGATGGAGGCGTGGCCTACAAGACGAGCgccataaataataattaccGCTACAATGGACGCAACGCATCCGCTGGAACAG GTGGTCGCCAAATCCAGGATAGTGACTATGAAATAATTGTTGTCGATGAGAACAATCCATCCGTTTTGGCCgataatgattcacattccAGTGGACCGCCTTCCATAAAG GCCAAccagacaacaacaacaacaacagctacAACAACCCATattaacaacaacaacaacactaagacaacaacagcaaacgctccaacaacaacaattaaaattCAACAACAACCATTGTCACCACCAAAGCCGTTTGTGCCACAAAAATTGCCAAAG AGCGTCGATTCGGATGTGGGTTCCCTCAACATGAACTCCACGGAGAACGAAGTGCCCGAGGTGGAGTCCTCCAGCGAGATCCTCATCGATGACCACAAGCCTAGCCATTCGAACGACGAAAGCTGGACGGATGTGAATCTTAACGAGGATGCGGCCGTTCAGGCGGCCAGTGCCGGCATGGTTGTGGGATTGGTGGATAATGGTGGTAATGTCATAACCGACAAGCACGACCCATCATCGCATCAcaaccagcaacagcagcagcagcaacagcaacagcagcagcatcagcagcagcaacaacagcagcagcatggTTCACTTGGCAACTCGGAGCGGGGTGATAAACCCGATTCGGAGATATCGGTGGTCCGTGTACCCGATGGTTATGCCGGTTCCGGTGGCTCTAATCCTGGACAAGGTCAGGGTGTCCCGCCAAATCAGCGTCCTCGTCCCGACGAGTTGCCCATGAAGGCTCCCGCCTTGGTGGCCCAGTTGCCACTGACCACGCCGTCGCGAGAGGCAAGTCTCACCCAGAAACTGGAAATTGCACTGGGACCAGTGTGTCCATTGCTGCGCGAAATCATGGTGGATTTCGCTCCATTCCTGTCCAAGACCCTCGTTGGTTCGCATGGCCAGGAACTGCTGATGGAGGGCAAGGGACTGACCACATTCAAGAACTCCCATTCGGTGGTCGAGCTGGTGATGCTGCTCTGCTCCCAGGAATGGCAGAATAGCCTGCAGAAACATGCCGGTCTGGCCTTCATCGAGCTGATCAACGAGGGTCGCCTCCTGTCGCATGCCATGAAGGATCACATCGTGAGGGTGGCCAATGAGGCGGAGTTCATACTGAATCGTATGCGTGCCGATGATGTACTCAAGCATGCCGACTTTGAATCGCAGTGTGCCCAAACCCTCTTGGAGCGCAGGGAGGAGGAGAGGATGTGTGATCACCTCATAACCGCCGCTCGTCGTCGGGATAATGTGATTGCCAGCCGGCTGCTGGAGAAGGTGCGGAACATAATGTGCAATCGTCATGGAGCCTGGGGTGATTCCAGTGCCAACACGACGAGTGCCAGTGGTGGCGCCATTGTGGGAGCAGTGCAAAAGAGTCCGTACTGGAAACTGGATGCCTGGGAGGATGATGCCCGTCGCCGGAAGCGGATGGTACAGAATCCTCGCGGCTCATCGCATCCACAGGCCACGCTGAAGGCGGCTCTGGAGAATGGTGGACCCGAAGATGCCATCCTGCAGACACGCGATGAGTTCCACACTCAGATTGCCGTTTCGCGAGCCCATCCATCGGGTCAGCACAATGGTGAACTTTTGGACGATGCGGAGCTGTTGATCGAGGATCGAGAATTGGATCTGGATCTCACGGGTCCGGTCAACATTAGCACCAAGGCGAGATTGATAGCTCCGGGTTTGGTGGCCCCTGGCACTGTTTCGATAACCAGCACTGAAATGTTCTTTGAGGTCGATGAAGAGCATCCCGAATTCCAGAAGATCGATGGGGAAGTTCTCAAATACTGCGATCATTTGCACGGCAAGTGGTACTTCTCCGAGGTGAGGGCCATCTTCTCGAGGCGCTATCTCCTGCAGAATGTGGCACTGGAGATATTTTTGGCCAGCAGGACATCCATTCTGTTCGCCTTTCCCGATCAGCATACGGTGAAGAAGGTGATCAAAGCTCTGCCCCGTGTTGGAGTGGGCATAAAGTATGGAATACCCCAGACACGCAGGGCATCAATGATGTCGCCAAGGCAGCTGATGCGCAACTCCAATATGACCCAGAAATGGCAGCGTCGCGAGATTAGCAACTTTGAGTATCTAATGTTCCTCAATACAATCGCCGGCAGGACGTACAACGACCTCAATCAGTATCCCATCTTCCCGTGGGTGCTGACCAATTACGAGTCCAAGGATTTGGATCTCAGCCTGCCCTCGAACTATAGGGATCTATCGAAACCCATTGGGGCATTGAATCCATCGCGTAGAGCGTACTTTGAGGAGCGTTACGAGAGTTGGGACAGCGATACCATACCGCCCTTCCACTATGGCACCCATTATTCCACAGCGGCCTTTACGCTCAACTGGTTGGTGCGCGTGGAACCGTTCACCACCATGTTCCTGGCCCTGCAGGGCGGCAAGTTCGATTATCCCGATAGGTTGTTCAGTTCGGTATCGCTGTCGTGGAAGAATTGCCAGCGGGATACGTCGGACGTTAAGGAACTGATACCCGAATGGTATTTCCTCCCCGAGATGTTCTACAACTCGTCGGGCTATCGGTTGGGTCATCGCGAGGATGGTGCCTTGGTGGATGATATCGAACTACCGCCCTGGGCCAAGAGCCCCGAGGAATTTGTGCGCATCAATCGCATGGCTTTGGAATCGGAATTCGTATCCTGCCAACTGCATCAGTGGATCGATTTGATCTTTGGCTATAAGCAACGTGGTCCCGAGGCCATTAGGGCCACCAATGTGTTCTACTACCTGACCTATGAGGGTAGCGTCGACCTGGATGGCGTCCTGGATCCTGTGATGCGCGAAGCTGTGGAGAATCAGATCCGCAATTTTGGCCAAACTCCAAGTCAACTGCTGATGGAACCCCATCCGCCGCGCAGCTCGGCCATGCATCTGTCGCCGATGATGTTCAGTGCAATGCCCGAGGATCTATGCCAGATGCTCAAGTTCTATCAGAACTCACCGGTCATTCACATCTCGGCCAACACCTATCCACAATTGTCGCTGCCATCGGTGGTGACGGTCACGGCGGGTCACCAGTTCGCGGTGAATCGATGGAACTGCAACTATACCGCCTCCGTCCAGAGTCCCAGCTACGCCGAATCGCCCCAATCACCGGGATCCAATCAGCCACTGACCATCGATCCGGTTCTGG CTGTCCATGGTACCAACAATAATAGCAATGCGGTCAGTCGACGACATTTGGGTGATAACTTCAGCCAAATGCTCAAGATCCGATCGAACTGCTTTGTCACCACGGTGGATAGTCGGTTTCTCATCGCCTGTGGATTCTGGGACAACAGTTTCCGGGTGTTTGCCACCGAAACAG CGAAAATCGTGCAAATTGTGTTCGGACACTTTGGAGTGGTGACCTGCATGGCCCGTTCCGAGTGCAACATCACCTCGGATTGCTACATCGCCTCCGGATCCGCCGACTGCACGGTGCTCCTGTGGCACTGGAATGCCCGTACCCAGAGCATCGTGGGCGAGGGCGATGTGCCCACTCCACGGGCCACCCTAACGGGTCACGAACAGGCGGTGACCTCGGTGGTGATCAGTGCCGAACTGGGTCTGGTTGTCTCGGGATCGTCAA ATGGACCCGTGCTAATCCACACCACTTTCGGCGACCTTCTGCGCTCGCTGGATCCACCGGCGGAGTTCCACTCCCCGGAACTGATCACCATGTCCCGCGAGGGCTTCATTGTCATCAATTACGACAAGGGCAATGTGGCCGCCTACACCATCAATGGCAAGAAACTGCGCCACGAGACGCACAACGACAATCTACAG tgcatgCTGCTGTCGCGCGATGGTGAATACCTGATGACCGCCGGCGATCGCGGCATCGTGGAGGTGTGGCGCACCTTCAACCTAGCACCACTTTATGCCTTCCCCGCCTGCAATGCGGGCATCCGATCTTTGGCCCTCACCCACGATCAGAA ATACCTTCTGGCCGGACTTTCGACGGGCTCGATCATAGTATTCCACATCGATTTCAATCGCTGGCACCATGAGTACCAGCAGCGCTACTAA